In a single window of the Gossypium hirsutum isolate 1008001.06 chromosome D02, Gossypium_hirsutum_v2.1, whole genome shotgun sequence genome:
- the LOC107909867 gene encoding plant UBX domain-containing protein 2 isoform X1 has protein sequence MSEMKDKLKGFMKKVNTQFSSSSSSSSSGKFKGQGRVLGSSSSSGPVNPILTRPSPIPNPAPSSSSSNSKPVLPSKPPVSDQNKPSSNSNPEPNHKMGSGFDPYDSFITSSKVSKNGFTLNVFECPICGASYRSEEEVSIHVETCVNNTNSLDRKGTDDESGSNETALEESRGEVEVRVSSFLSGKPAEGSIEVVLKLLRNIVKEPGNEKFRKLRMSNPKIREAIGEVAGGVELLEFVGFELKEEGGEMWAVMDVPKEEQISVISKAIMLLEPGNMEKFKKSENISPTASPEKEETVESKKIDRKIRVFFSVPESVAAKIELPDSFYNLSSEELKREAEMRKKKIADSQLLIPKSYKEKQAKAARRKYRRTIICIQFPDGVVLQGEFAPWEPTSALYEFVSSALKEPCLEFELLDPVIVKLRVIPSFPAAGEKGRTLEEEDLVPSALIRFKPVETDSVVFTGLSNELLEISEPLVTN, from the exons ATGAGTGAGATGAAAGATAAATTGAAGGGCTTCATGAAGAAAGTCAACACCcagttctcttcttcttcttcttcttcttcttctggtAAATTCAAGGGCCAAGGTCGAGTCTTGGGTTCCTCTTCTTCTTCTGGACCTGTTAACCCCATCCTTACTCGTCCCTCTCCTATTCCCAACCCTGCCCCTTCTTCCTCCTCATCCAATTCTAAGCCCGTTTTGCCTTCTAAACCACCGGTTTCTGATCAAAACAAGCCCAGTTCCAACTCTAATCCTGAACCAAATCACAAAATGGGAAGTGGGTTTGATCCCTACGACTCATTCATCACTTCTAGCAAGGTATCCAAAAATGGTTTCACTTTAAATGTATTCGAGTGTCCGATTTGTGGCGCTTCTTATAGGTCTGAGGAGGAGGTGTCTATACATGTTGAAACTTGTGTCAACAATACCAATTCATTGGATAGAAAAGGAACGGATGATGAATCAGGATCCAATGAGACTGCTTTGGAAGAGTCAAGAGGTGAAGTAGAGGTTCGTGTTAGTTCATTCCTTTCAGGGAAACCAGCAGAAGGCTCGATTGAGGTAGTTCTCAAGTTGTTGAGGAATATAGTTAAGGAACCTGGGAATGAAAAGTTTAGGAAGCTTCGAATGAGTAATCCGAAGATAAGGGAGGCAATTGGTGAGGTAGCAGGAGGGGTTGAGCTGTTGGAATTTGTTGGATTTGAATTGAAGGAGGAAGGAGGGGAAATGTGGGCAGTCATGGATGTTCCTAAAGAGGAGCAGATTAGTGTGATCAGTAAGGCAATAATGTTGTTGGAACCAGGAAACATGGAAAAATTTAAGAAGAGTGAAAATATTTCCCCTACAGCTTCACCTGAGAAAGAGGAAACTGTTGAGTCAAAGAAGATAGACAGAAAG ATCCGGGTGTTCTTCTCTGTACCTGAGAGTGTAGCAGCAAAAATTGAGCTACCGGATTCTTTCTATAACCTATCAAGTGAAGAGTTGAAGAGAGAAGCGGAgatgagaaagaaaaagattgcAGACTCCCAGCTTTTAATCCCCAAGTCTTACAAGGAAAAGCAAGCAAAAGCAGCCAGGAGAAAGTATAGAAGAACAATTATTTGCATCCAGTTTCCTGATGGAGTGGTGCTTCAAGGTGAATTCGCTCCTTGGGAACCAACTAGTGCTCTCTACGAG TTTGTGAGCTCAGCACTGAAAGAACCGTGCTTGGAGTTCGAGCTGTTAGATCCGGTAATTGTTAAACTACGAGTGATCCCATCATTTCCTGCAGCAGGGGAGAAAGGCAGGACGCTGGAGGAAGAAGATTTGGTTCCCTCAGCACTTATTAGGTTCAAGCCTGTTGAAACTGATTCTGTCGTCTTCACTGGCCTTTCTAATGAACTCCTGGAAATCAGTGAGCCCCTTGTAACTAATTGA
- the LOC107909867 gene encoding plant UBX domain-containing protein 2 isoform X2, which yields MSEMKDKLKGFMKKVNTQFSSSSSSSSSGKFKGQGRVLGSSSSSGPVNPILTRPSPIPNPAPSSSSSNSKPVLPSKPPVSDQNKPSSNSNPEPNHKMGSGFDPYDSFITSSKVSKNGFTLNVFECPICGASYRSEEEVSIHVETCVNNTNSLDRKGTDDESGSNETALEESRGEVEVRVSSFLSGKPAEGSIEVVLKLLRNIVKEPGNEKFRKLRMSNPKIREAIGEVAGGVELLEFVGFELKEEGGEMWAVMDVPKEEQISVISKAIMLLEPGNMEKFKKSENISPTASPEKEETVESKKIDRKIRVFFSVPESVAAKIELPDSFYNLSSEELKREAEMRKKKIADSQLLIPKSYKEKQAKAARRKYRRTIICIQFPDGVVLQGEFAPWEPTSALYEEMKLRKKKKYYTWEHENNNKVD from the exons ATGAGTGAGATGAAAGATAAATTGAAGGGCTTCATGAAGAAAGTCAACACCcagttctcttcttcttcttcttcttcttcttctggtAAATTCAAGGGCCAAGGTCGAGTCTTGGGTTCCTCTTCTTCTTCTGGACCTGTTAACCCCATCCTTACTCGTCCCTCTCCTATTCCCAACCCTGCCCCTTCTTCCTCCTCATCCAATTCTAAGCCCGTTTTGCCTTCTAAACCACCGGTTTCTGATCAAAACAAGCCCAGTTCCAACTCTAATCCTGAACCAAATCACAAAATGGGAAGTGGGTTTGATCCCTACGACTCATTCATCACTTCTAGCAAGGTATCCAAAAATGGTTTCACTTTAAATGTATTCGAGTGTCCGATTTGTGGCGCTTCTTATAGGTCTGAGGAGGAGGTGTCTATACATGTTGAAACTTGTGTCAACAATACCAATTCATTGGATAGAAAAGGAACGGATGATGAATCAGGATCCAATGAGACTGCTTTGGAAGAGTCAAGAGGTGAAGTAGAGGTTCGTGTTAGTTCATTCCTTTCAGGGAAACCAGCAGAAGGCTCGATTGAGGTAGTTCTCAAGTTGTTGAGGAATATAGTTAAGGAACCTGGGAATGAAAAGTTTAGGAAGCTTCGAATGAGTAATCCGAAGATAAGGGAGGCAATTGGTGAGGTAGCAGGAGGGGTTGAGCTGTTGGAATTTGTTGGATTTGAATTGAAGGAGGAAGGAGGGGAAATGTGGGCAGTCATGGATGTTCCTAAAGAGGAGCAGATTAGTGTGATCAGTAAGGCAATAATGTTGTTGGAACCAGGAAACATGGAAAAATTTAAGAAGAGTGAAAATATTTCCCCTACAGCTTCACCTGAGAAAGAGGAAACTGTTGAGTCAAAGAAGATAGACAGAAAG ATCCGGGTGTTCTTCTCTGTACCTGAGAGTGTAGCAGCAAAAATTGAGCTACCGGATTCTTTCTATAACCTATCAAGTGAAGAGTTGAAGAGAGAAGCGGAgatgagaaagaaaaagattgcAGACTCCCAGCTTTTAATCCCCAAGTCTTACAAGGAAAAGCAAGCAAAAGCAGCCAGGAGAAAGTATAGAAGAACAATTATTTGCATCCAGTTTCCTGATGGAGTGGTGCTTCAAGGTGAATTCGCTCCTTGGGAACCAACTAGTGCTCTCTACGAG GAAATGAagctaagaaagaaaaagaaatattatACATGGGAGCATGAGAATAATAACAAAGTAGATTAG
- the LOC107909867 gene encoding plant UBX domain-containing protein 2 isoform X3, whose protein sequence is MSEMKDKLKGFMKKVNTQFSSSSSSSSSGKFKGQGRVLGSSSSSGPVNPILTRPSPIPNPAPSSSSSNSKPVLPSKPPVSDQNKPSSNSNPEPNHKMGSGFDPYDSFITSSKVSKNGFTLNVFECPICGASYRSEEEVSIHVETCVNNTNSLDRKGTDDESGSNETALEESRGEVEVRVSSFLSGKPAEGSIEVVLKLLRNIVKEPGNEKFRKLRMSNPKIREAIGEVAGGVELLEFVGFELKEEGGEMWAVMDVPKEEQISVISKAIMLLEPGNMEKFKKSENISPTASPEKEETVESKKIDRKIRVFFSVPESVAAKIELPDSFYNLSSEELKREAEMRKKKIADSQLLIPKSYKEKQAKAARRKYRRTIICIQFPDGVVLQGEFAPWEPTSALYEGGSKMDFHKCWLHPIPR, encoded by the exons ATGAGTGAGATGAAAGATAAATTGAAGGGCTTCATGAAGAAAGTCAACACCcagttctcttcttcttcttcttcttcttcttctggtAAATTCAAGGGCCAAGGTCGAGTCTTGGGTTCCTCTTCTTCTTCTGGACCTGTTAACCCCATCCTTACTCGTCCCTCTCCTATTCCCAACCCTGCCCCTTCTTCCTCCTCATCCAATTCTAAGCCCGTTTTGCCTTCTAAACCACCGGTTTCTGATCAAAACAAGCCCAGTTCCAACTCTAATCCTGAACCAAATCACAAAATGGGAAGTGGGTTTGATCCCTACGACTCATTCATCACTTCTAGCAAGGTATCCAAAAATGGTTTCACTTTAAATGTATTCGAGTGTCCGATTTGTGGCGCTTCTTATAGGTCTGAGGAGGAGGTGTCTATACATGTTGAAACTTGTGTCAACAATACCAATTCATTGGATAGAAAAGGAACGGATGATGAATCAGGATCCAATGAGACTGCTTTGGAAGAGTCAAGAGGTGAAGTAGAGGTTCGTGTTAGTTCATTCCTTTCAGGGAAACCAGCAGAAGGCTCGATTGAGGTAGTTCTCAAGTTGTTGAGGAATATAGTTAAGGAACCTGGGAATGAAAAGTTTAGGAAGCTTCGAATGAGTAATCCGAAGATAAGGGAGGCAATTGGTGAGGTAGCAGGAGGGGTTGAGCTGTTGGAATTTGTTGGATTTGAATTGAAGGAGGAAGGAGGGGAAATGTGGGCAGTCATGGATGTTCCTAAAGAGGAGCAGATTAGTGTGATCAGTAAGGCAATAATGTTGTTGGAACCAGGAAACATGGAAAAATTTAAGAAGAGTGAAAATATTTCCCCTACAGCTTCACCTGAGAAAGAGGAAACTGTTGAGTCAAAGAAGATAGACAGAAAG ATCCGGGTGTTCTTCTCTGTACCTGAGAGTGTAGCAGCAAAAATTGAGCTACCGGATTCTTTCTATAACCTATCAAGTGAAGAGTTGAAGAGAGAAGCGGAgatgagaaagaaaaagattgcAGACTCCCAGCTTTTAATCCCCAAGTCTTACAAGGAAAAGCAAGCAAAAGCAGCCAGGAGAAAGTATAGAAGAACAATTATTTGCATCCAGTTTCCTGATGGAGTGGTGCTTCAAGGTGAATTCGCTCCTTGGGAACCAACTAGTGCTCTCTACGAG GGAGGGAGCAAGATGGATTTTCATAAATGCTGGCTTCATCCCATTCCAAGGTGA